DNA sequence from the Thermodesulfovibrionales bacterium genome:
GAAACCTTCCTCTCCCTCTGCGGTGAGAATGGTGATCTTCTTCGTGTCAGTCGTGAGACAGAGTGGACATCCTGACCTCCTGAATGGACCGGCCGTTTCACAGAAGGAACAATATAATTTTCGCTCTGCCTTCAGTTCGACGGATGCAAGGGAGGGCCGTGCATTGCAAATGGGACATTTCCCTTCCTTCCAGTATCTGTCATCGATGGGATAAGCCTCTCGTAGGCGGAGGAAGAAGGGTTTGCTGAGAAGGAAGAGAATAGAGGCGACCTCATCTTCGTCGTAGGGACACGAGATAACAGGCGTTTCATGCAACGGAAGTCTCGTAAGTTCGATTCGACAGGACTGCATCGCCTCTCGTAAGGGTGATACGATATCGTTCGGAAGATCAAAAAAAGATGAGAAACATCCGAATATCTGGTCAACGGATTCTCGCGGATAGTTCACCGCTTGCAGGCCGATGGGCGATTTCCATTTGCCAGACGCACATTCTCTAAACTTGAGGGTTTTTTCATAGGCTCGGAGGGTATCTTTCATATATGGCCTCTCGCCGATAACCTCTTCGATAGTCATCATCGACCTCATGGTATTTCTGGGTACTTTATCACTATGTCTTCACCGACGAGGGCTTCGCTGAGAAACGCCTTCAGAGAACTCTTTTCTTCGGCGCTGAGTCCCAGAGGTTGAAGCGCCTCGTTCCCCGCACCTCCCCCCTGATCAAAAAATTCTATCACTTCATCGAGTGTTTTGAAGACGCCATTATGCATGTAGGGGGCGGTCTTCGATATTTCTCTCAGCGTGGGCGTCCTGAACGCCTTCCAATCGCTGCTCTTTTTTGTAATGAGATATCTCCCCGGATCCTCCCTGAGGGTCCTGTAATCCTTATAG
Encoded proteins:
- a CDS encoding formate dehydrogenase accessory protein FdhE yields the protein MMTIEEVIGERPYMKDTLRAYEKTLKFRECASGKWKSPIGLQAVNYPRESVDQIFGCFSSFFDLPNDIVSPLREAMQSCRIELTRLPLHETPVISCPYDEDEVASILFLLSKPFFLRLREAYPIDDRYWKEGKCPICNARPSLASVELKAERKLYCSFCETAGPFRRSGCPLCLTTDTKKITILTAEGEEGFRIDTCDGCGSYVKTVEAGLLDELSPDLADIVSMPLDIVAQEKGYRRHSPNPIGLTKMTY